A single Tenacibaculum sp. Bg11-29 DNA region contains:
- a CDS encoding IS1595 family transposase produces the protein MNIFKGQNLLEFADRFKTNEDCKEYLADIKWKNCFQCVKCGHKKAQIRKDFSRTCNICSHQESATSNTLFHKVKFGVRKAFFIVFEMSTSTKSLSASYVSVRFSVTEKTARLFMLKIREAMKSSGNNPMTGIVHVDEFVLGGREKDKVGRSYKAKKKKAITAVELTEDGKVKRMYAMRIEDFSATSLQYIFVNHISREAKVITDKWRGYRPIAKAYDITQIESNGGMNFKALHTMIHQVKSWIRTTYSWVSDFNINRYFNEFCFRINSSQSKETIFNNLIRKMVEKGKVHHEQIICR, from the coding sequence ATGAATATTTTTAAAGGCCAAAACCTTCTAGAGTTTGCTGATCGGTTCAAAACTAATGAAGATTGCAAGGAATATTTGGCAGATATTAAATGGAAAAATTGTTTTCAATGTGTTAAATGTGGTCATAAAAAGGCTCAAATAAGAAAGGATTTCTCACGTACTTGCAATATTTGTTCTCATCAGGAATCTGCAACGTCAAACACACTTTTCCACAAAGTTAAATTTGGAGTTAGAAAAGCTTTTTTCATTGTTTTTGAAATGAGTACAAGTACAAAAAGTCTTTCTGCAAGCTATGTTTCAGTTCGTTTTAGTGTCACAGAAAAGACAGCACGTTTATTTATGCTTAAAATTAGAGAGGCTATGAAAAGTAGTGGAAATAATCCTATGACTGGGATTGTTCATGTTGATGAGTTTGTTCTAGGTGGTCGTGAAAAAGATAAAGTGGGCAGAAGTTATAAAGCAAAGAAAAAGAAGGCTATAACTGCTGTTGAGCTAACTGAAGATGGAAAAGTAAAAAGAATGTATGCAATGAGAATCGAAGATTTTTCAGCTACTTCTTTACAATATATTTTCGTGAATCATATCAGTCGAGAAGCTAAAGTGATAACTGATAAATGGAGAGGCTACAGACCTATTGCTAAAGCCTATGATATTACCCAAATTGAAAGTAATGGAGGTATGAACTTTAAAGCTCTTCATACAATGATTCATCAAGTGAAATCTTGGATAAGAACAACTTACTCTTGGGTAAGTGACTTTAACATAAACAGATATTTTAATGAATTTTGTTTCAGAATTAATAGCTCACAAAGCAAAGAAACAATATTCAATAACTTAATAAGAAAAATGGTTGAAAAGGGTAAAGTACATCACGAACAAATTATATGTAGATAA
- a CDS encoding AraC family transcriptional regulator, translating to MNTGNNVFYEEVRLQEWKRRSTNNFFELVYIKEGKGKQCINYNYYPYKKGNIFLLPPLKCHSFLLEEPTDFVFLRFTQSFFKQQNTKSSNFENWYKEASFILTNYNQKPGDIIKSVYDKKHIIQLTNIISHELKNGDPSSEEVIRIIMVSILHIVMRNVKIINRDLIGTINKDSKFIEIINYIQENISNPELLKTENIAEKFHISPNYISEFFKKTSGNTLKSYIIKSRLKLVEVRLLNSDFNLNQIADELGFSDASHLTRTFKKHTGLTISEFRNKGDYCLLKIV from the coding sequence ATGAATACAGGTAATAATGTTTTTTATGAGGAAGTAAGGCTTCAAGAATGGAAAAGAAGAAGTACTAATAATTTTTTTGAACTTGTTTATATTAAGGAAGGAAAAGGAAAACAATGCATAAATTATAATTATTACCCTTATAAAAAAGGCAACATATTTTTACTTCCGCCCCTTAAGTGTCATTCTTTTCTTCTAGAAGAACCAACTGATTTTGTTTTTTTACGTTTTACTCAATCCTTTTTTAAACAACAAAATACTAAATCATCTAATTTTGAAAACTGGTATAAAGAAGCTTCTTTTATCTTAACCAACTATAACCAAAAACCTGGTGATATTATTAAGAGTGTTTATGATAAAAAACATATTATTCAATTAACAAATATCATCTCTCATGAACTCAAAAATGGTGATCCTTCTTCAGAAGAAGTCATTCGAATAATTATGGTTAGTATTCTACATATAGTTATGCGTAATGTAAAAATAATTAATAGAGATTTAATTGGGACTATTAATAAAGATTCTAAATTTATTGAAATAATTAATTACATTCAAGAAAACATTTCTAATCCTGAACTTTTAAAAACAGAAAATATTGCTGAAAAATTTCATATTTCACCAAACTACATCAGTGAATTTTTCAAGAAAACATCTGGTAATACATTAAAAAGTTACATTATAAAATCGAGATTAAAGCTGGTTGAAGTTCGCTTATTAAATTCTGATTTTAATCTAAATCAAATAGCAGATGAACTTGGTTTTTCAGACGCTAGTCACCTTACTAGAACTTTTAAAAAACATACTGGTTTAACTATTTCTGAATTTAGGAACAAAGGAGATTACTGTCTTTTAAAAATAGTTTAA
- a CDS encoding SMP-30/gluconolactonase/LRE family protein, translated as MKIIKTSVIVLTAALLLGACTSNEDDVQEVIKNNGAEFKENLSITEAGFYPEGIDYDHTNNLFVVGSFYKGEIAKLNPTTGELKTFINDKDLIAVTGVYTDELRNRLIVAIADAGASLKSTSVTRGVTAKVAIYNLTTGEKEALISLESLTTGTGNFANDIAVDDKGNIYVTNSFGNADIYKIDINNKASLFYTIIGAETTNNDFGLNGVVFYAPTNQLIISHTANSYMYTLTLDKSPIIETFDTPISFIDGLEIDEQGRLIQIGNSNDDIAVSSIIVKNKKIENLRVEYERATETGSFPTTATSIKGKGTFILESHLTKLFNNNKTFNSFKIVELSKL; from the coding sequence ATGAAAATAATAAAAACAAGTGTAATAGTATTAACAGCAGCCTTATTATTAGGAGCATGTACTAGTAATGAAGATGATGTACAAGAAGTGATAAAGAATAATGGAGCAGAGTTTAAAGAAAATTTAAGTATTACCGAAGCAGGTTTTTATCCAGAGGGAATAGATTATGATCATACAAATAATTTATTTGTAGTAGGGTCTTTTTACAAAGGAGAGATCGCTAAATTAAATCCTACTACAGGAGAGCTTAAAACATTTATAAATGATAAAGATTTAATAGCTGTAACTGGTGTATATACCGATGAATTAAGAAACCGTTTAATAGTTGCTATAGCAGATGCAGGAGCCTCTTTAAAATCAACGTCAGTAACTAGAGGAGTAACAGCAAAAGTTGCTATTTACAATTTAACAACTGGTGAAAAAGAAGCTTTAATTTCTCTTGAAAGTTTAACTACAGGTACAGGTAATTTTGCTAATGATATTGCAGTAGATGATAAAGGGAATATTTATGTAACCAATTCATTTGGAAATGCAGATATTTATAAAATAGATATTAATAATAAAGCTAGTTTATTTTATACTATAATAGGAGCAGAGACTACTAATAATGATTTTGGATTGAATGGTGTTGTTTTTTATGCGCCTACAAATCAATTAATTATATCGCATACAGCGAATAGTTATATGTATACGTTAACTTTAGATAAATCACCTATTATTGAAACTTTTGATACTCCAATATCTTTTATAGATGGCTTAGAAATAGATGAACAAGGAAGGTTAATACAGATAGGGAATTCAAATGACGATATTGCTGTAAGTTCTATAATAGTCAAAAATAAAAAAATTGAAAACCTACGTGTCGAATATGAACGCGCAACCGAAACAGGATCTTTCCCTACAACCGCAACTTCAATAAAAGGTAAGGGAACTTTTATTTTAGAAAGTCACTTAACAAAGTTGTTCAATAATAATAAAACATTTAATTCTTTTAAAATTGTAGAACTGTCTAAGCTATAA
- a CDS encoding linear amide C-N hydrolase encodes MCTRIFNNFNNSFLTTARNMDWATQMATTIFAFKIDNDQPMVKSGTSIRNEKTLVWTAQYDSIVTMIESKVTTDNSKEKEETIFGASDGINSVGLVANLLYDSNATYHRSNGSSCKNLDVLRWVQFVLDTCCSVEEVVNKFNKDASVQIQLIGGKVPGSESEASLHLAISDVLGDSAIIEVNQGQFRIYQNEKFRVMTNEPSYARQIELNQFWEWQWSNQNNFPSNTLPGGPFPSDRFARASYYLNHLYEPVSISDSLTQSKSVVMNASVPVNFNSKLKKHPNIAQTLWTTVASHNELTYYFCNARTIGNIWMDLNQMELFPSSVSQLIVVNENQDLTFENKSLYGFQNENFKETSDPFSINL; translated from the coding sequence ATGTGTACAAGAATATTTAATAATTTCAATAATAGTTTTTTAACAACAGCCAGAAATATGGACTGGGCTACTCAAATGGCTACTACCATTTTTGCTTTTAAAATAGATAATGACCAACCTATGGTTAAATCAGGAACTTCTATAAGAAATGAAAAAACATTGGTTTGGACTGCTCAATATGATAGTATAGTTACCATGATAGAATCTAAAGTTACTACAGATAATTCAAAAGAGAAAGAAGAAACCATTTTTGGTGCTTCTGACGGTATAAACTCGGTGGGACTAGTAGCAAATTTACTATATGATAGTAACGCTACATATCATCGTAGTAATGGAAGTTCATGCAAAAATTTAGATGTATTACGTTGGGTACAATTTGTTTTAGATACTTGCTGTTCTGTAGAAGAAGTAGTTAATAAATTCAATAAAGATGCCTCTGTACAAATTCAACTTATTGGAGGAAAAGTACCTGGTTCAGAAAGTGAGGCTTCATTACATTTAGCCATTTCTGATGTACTTGGAGATTCTGCAATTATAGAAGTTAATCAAGGTCAATTTAGAATTTATCAAAACGAAAAATTCAGAGTAATGACCAATGAACCTTCTTATGCTAGACAAATTGAATTAAATCAATTTTGGGAATGGCAATGGAGTAATCAAAATAATTTCCCAAGTAATACACTCCCCGGAGGTCCATTTCCTTCTGATAGATTTGCTAGAGCATCTTATTATTTAAATCATTTATATGAACCTGTTAGTATTTCCGACTCTTTAACACAATCTAAATCTGTAGTTATGAATGCTTCTGTTCCTGTAAATTTTAATTCAAAACTTAAAAAACATCCTAATATTGCACAAACACTTTGGACCACTGTTGCAAGTCATAATGAATTAACATATTATTTCTGTAATGCTCGTACAATTGGAAATATTTGGATGGACCTTAATCAAATGGAATTATTTCCTTCTTCTGTTTCACAACTTATCGTAGTTAACGAGAACCAAGATTTAACTTTTGAAAATAAATCATTGTACGGTTTTCAAAATGAAAACTTTAAAGAGACATCAGATCCTTTTTCTATCAATTTATAA
- a CDS encoding L-dopachrome tautomerase-related protein: MKFKLMCFVLSIIATQTINTQVKTKVKVVAELDIRPGNVAISKNNRVFMTVHPLGSPKVQLIEITGKKTYTVFPNKELQNNTGKPNDSKFDTPLGLRIDKDNVLWVIDMGLHLGKTRLWAFDINTGKEVYKYEFTKEIAPKGSFIQDLAIDKENGWVYLADIANPGIIAFNIKNKTARRFSDLTVQSENIDMVIDKKTINFGGKPARVAVNPITLSYDNKTLYYGAMNGTTWYQIPSKLFREGATDLVISKAIKVKGPKPISDGVATDKKGNHYMTNLQHGGIDVLTSTGELKPILRNSKIDWADNVALNNNGWIYIAVNQLYKTPAFTGGEDTGKAPYYILKSFVGN, encoded by the coding sequence ATGAAATTTAAACTAATGTGCTTTGTGTTAAGTATCATAGCTACACAAACAATTAATACACAAGTAAAAACAAAGGTTAAGGTAGTCGCAGAACTAGATATTAGACCAGGAAATGTAGCTATTAGTAAAAATAATAGAGTATTTATGACAGTACATCCTCTAGGAAGCCCTAAAGTTCAGTTAATTGAAATAACAGGTAAAAAAACATACACTGTTTTTCCTAATAAAGAATTACAAAATAATACAGGTAAACCGAACGATAGCAAATTTGATACTCCTTTAGGACTTAGAATAGATAAAGATAACGTGTTGTGGGTTATTGATATGGGATTGCATTTAGGAAAAACAAGACTATGGGCATTTGATATAAATACAGGAAAAGAAGTTTATAAATATGAGTTTACTAAAGAAATAGCACCAAAAGGAAGTTTTATTCAAGATTTAGCAATTGATAAAGAAAATGGATGGGTATACCTAGCGGATATTGCTAACCCTGGAATTATAGCATTCAACATTAAAAATAAAACAGCTCGTAGATTTAGTGATCTAACTGTACAGTCTGAAAACATTGATATGGTTATAGATAAAAAAACTATAAATTTTGGAGGAAAACCAGCGCGTGTAGCTGTTAATCCAATCACTTTAAGTTACGATAATAAAACACTTTATTATGGAGCTATGAATGGTACTACTTGGTATCAAATACCTTCAAAACTTTTTAGAGAAGGAGCTACCGATTTAGTAATTTCTAAAGCAATAAAAGTTAAAGGACCAAAACCAATATCTGATGGTGTTGCTACTGATAAAAAAGGAAACCATTACATGACAAACCTTCAACACGGAGGTATCGATGTACTTACGAGTACTGGAGAGTTAAAACCTATTCTTAGAAATTCTAAAATTGATTGGGCAGATAATGTTGCTCTTAACAATAATGGATGGATATATATTGCGGTTAATCAATTATATAAAACACCTGCTTTTACAGGAGGGGAGGATACAGGTAAAGCACCATATTATATTTTAAAATCTTTTGTAGGTAACTAA
- a CDS encoding SMP-30/gluconolactonase/LRE family protein, which yields MKKIVFTRILLLTTLGMFFACSSADELDTNPNPSPSAFLDVITIQEEGLFPESVDFDETSGQFIVGSFRKGEIGKVNPQTGEYKTFINGYDLHAVTGVYTDEKRNRLIVATSDIEGAIKTGPSYKANWDRIVIYNLKTGEKQKVIRYRLDIGGWYKSISLFPNDIAVDDDGNIFITNSIGAMSIYKIDKDLKASIYAKIPNDNVTDSFGLNGIVYHSKTKQLIVSRTNAGKIYSIRNVNGKPTTLALNYHSVEGVDGLEIDSEGDLVMAINGQSKVIVARIDVVSPNDAISIVRKKEYATELGVFPTSVVSVKNKGTFVLYSNLPLFFQKDYTHNDFKIVNIESL from the coding sequence ATGAAAAAAATAGTTTTTACAAGAATTTTATTATTAACTACATTAGGAATGTTCTTTGCTTGTAGTAGTGCAGATGAACTAGATACAAATCCAAATCCAAGTCCAAGTGCTTTTCTTGATGTTATTACCATACAAGAAGAAGGTTTGTTTCCTGAGAGTGTAGATTTTGATGAAACTAGTGGTCAGTTTATAGTAGGTTCATTTAGAAAAGGAGAAATAGGTAAAGTAAATCCTCAAACAGGAGAATATAAGACATTTATAAATGGGTATGATTTACATGCTGTAACAGGTGTTTATACCGATGAAAAAAGAAATAGATTAATAGTTGCAACTAGCGATATTGAAGGAGCTATTAAAACAGGTCCAAGTTATAAAGCTAATTGGGATAGAATTGTAATCTATAATTTAAAAACAGGAGAAAAACAAAAGGTAATTAGATATAGATTAGATATAGGTGGTTGGTATAAATCTATTTCTCTTTTTCCTAATGATATAGCAGTAGATGATGATGGTAATATTTTTATAACGAATTCAATAGGAGCTATGTCTATTTATAAAATAGATAAAGATTTAAAAGCTAGTATATATGCTAAAATACCTAATGATAATGTAACAGATAGTTTTGGTTTAAATGGAATTGTATATCATTCAAAAACAAAACAATTAATTGTATCAAGAACTAATGCAGGAAAAATTTATTCAATTAGAAATGTAAATGGTAAGCCAACAACTTTAGCATTAAATTATCATAGTGTAGAAGGAGTGGATGGATTGGAAATAGATAGTGAAGGAGACTTAGTTATGGCAATAAATGGACAAAGTAAAGTTATTGTGGCAAGAATAGATGTGGTAAGCCCAAATGATGCTATATCAATTGTACGTAAAAAAGAGTATGCTACAGAATTGGGAGTGTTTCCAACTTCAGTAGTATCTGTTAAAAATAAAGGAACTTTTGTTTTATACAGTAATTTACCTTTATTTTTTCAAAAAGACTATACTCATAATGATTTTAAAATTGTTAATATTGAGAGCCTATAA
- a CDS encoding alkaline phosphatase family protein, which yields MEKLDSFKKVVVLMLENRSFDNLLGFLYKDGVPEGKKFEGLQEKTISNPIPKRAEGSEKNKVIEVSKAENYHQPYPDPGEEYQHVNTQLYNYISPENIGISASKMKPPYNIPKTTPSTPSMNGFVNDYINTLEALSGYKTTEEEYRKIMQCFTPDKIPVLTTLAKEFAVFDHWFCSVPSQTWCNRSFWHAGTSGGKVINPNNLETAEQWINDVWSQPTLFDRLSENKKSFTIYTEDYPITALVNGIKYCKQTEFGGLNKFKEDALKGKLPNYSFIEPKFYGQHNDQHPSAYSTSGPSKEKKLQKKNVIPKSETYTKEGTVLLGEKLIWDVYNAVKNSPERDEILLIITHDEHGGCFDHVAPGVGIPPTPKNKSKSMNFSRNNETEDTSLGFSFDRLGVRVPMVMISSFIEKNTIVNDTHDHTSFIKTMCEKWGMEGLTNRDKAAKSFAPVFSNKKRIDFPDIPEPQITDINEKEYDDDKLNGLQKTIIKNLHLCVLHSLREKNLNSDKLVNIKDIDTVKKAKEYMSILKLIIDGMDI from the coding sequence ATGGAAAAATTAGATTCTTTTAAAAAGGTTGTTGTCCTTATGTTAGAGAACCGATCTTTCGATAATCTCTTAGGCTTCCTTTATAAAGATGGGGTTCCTGAAGGTAAAAAATTTGAAGGTTTACAGGAAAAAACAATAAGCAATCCAATACCAAAAAGAGCCGAAGGCTCTGAAAAGAACAAGGTTATTGAAGTAAGTAAAGCAGAAAATTATCATCAACCTTATCCAGACCCTGGAGAAGAGTATCAACATGTAAATACTCAATTATACAATTATATATCTCCTGAGAATATAGGTATCTCGGCTAGTAAAATGAAACCTCCATATAACATTCCTAAAACCACACCTTCTACTCCTTCAATGAACGGTTTTGTTAACGATTACATCAATACTTTAGAGGCATTATCTGGTTATAAAACGACAGAGGAAGAGTATCGCAAAATCATGCAATGTTTTACTCCTGATAAAATACCTGTGCTTACAACACTTGCTAAAGAGTTCGCCGTTTTTGACCATTGGTTTTGTTCAGTTCCAAGTCAAACTTGGTGTAATCGATCTTTTTGGCATGCTGGTACATCAGGAGGAAAAGTAATCAACCCAAATAACTTAGAAACCGCTGAACAATGGATAAACGATGTTTGGTCACAACCTACTCTATTTGATAGATTATCTGAAAATAAAAAATCCTTTACCATTTACACAGAAGACTATCCCATTACAGCCCTTGTTAATGGTATTAAATATTGTAAGCAGACAGAATTTGGAGGTCTTAATAAATTTAAAGAAGATGCCTTAAAAGGAAAATTACCAAATTACTCCTTTATAGAACCTAAATTTTATGGGCAGCATAATGATCAACATCCTTCTGCCTATTCTACCTCTGGCCCTTCAAAGGAAAAGAAGCTTCAAAAAAAAAATGTAATACCTAAAAGTGAAACATATACCAAAGAAGGAACCGTATTATTAGGAGAAAAACTCATATGGGATGTTTATAATGCTGTTAAAAACAGTCCCGAGCGTGACGAAATACTACTAATTATAACACACGATGAACACGGGGGGTGTTTTGATCACGTTGCTCCTGGAGTTGGTATACCTCCTACGCCAAAGAACAAATCGAAATCTATGAATTTTTCTAGAAATAATGAAACAGAAGATACAAGCTTGGGATTTTCATTTGATCGTTTAGGTGTTCGGGTTCCTATGGTTATGATTTCTTCTTTCATAGAAAAAAACACTATTGTGAATGATACTCATGACCATACTTCTTTCATAAAAACAATGTGTGAAAAATGGGGAATGGAAGGTTTAACAAATAGAGATAAAGCTGCAAAATCATTTGCTCCTGTTTTCTCTAATAAAAAAAGAATTGATTTCCCTGATATTCCAGAACCTCAAATAACGGATATAAATGAAAAAGAGTATGACGATGATAAACTCAATGGATTACAGAAAACAATTATAAAAAATTTACATTTATGTGTTTTACATTCCCTTAGGGAAAAGAATCTAAATTCAGATAAATTAGTAAATATTAAAGATATAGATACTGTAAAAAAAGCAAAAGAATATATGAGCATATTAAAGTTGATTATTGATGGGATGGATATATAA
- a CDS encoding acetolactate decarboxylase has product MKIIGVLLIQIMILSSCQNKENIKGNEGQEVIKKSVHNHSKRIDKIIHYSTIDAMRNGVYKGSLTVKELKINGGFGLGTYNRLDGEMVVLNGVFYRVKSNGEVVIAKESKKTPFNSLTFFDTDFKNKIEATDLLSFNKSILEILPSKNKIYAIKAKVSLNYIKLGGAEKIESNDYRAIGEILENRPIYTHSNVKGTIVGFYYPNTFRDIDLHPFHFHFISDSKNIGGHIMEAKFKNVELFFDEKESIEVRIPNTKEYNRDWEKVEEIKLKSKY; this is encoded by the coding sequence ATGAAAATAATAGGAGTTTTATTAATTCAAATTATGATACTATCATCTTGCCAAAATAAAGAAAACATAAAAGGTAATGAGGGGCAAGAGGTTATAAAAAAGAGTGTACATAATCATAGCAAACGTATAGATAAAATAATACATTATTCTACAATAGACGCTATGAGGAATGGAGTTTATAAAGGTAGTTTAACTGTAAAAGAGTTAAAAATAAATGGCGGTTTTGGTTTAGGCACATATAATCGTTTAGATGGTGAAATGGTAGTGTTAAATGGTGTTTTTTACAGAGTTAAAAGCAACGGAGAAGTTGTTATAGCAAAAGAGAGTAAAAAAACACCATTTAATAGTCTTACGTTTTTTGATACTGACTTTAAGAATAAAATAGAAGCAACAGATTTATTGAGTTTTAACAAATCGATATTAGAAATCCTTCCTTCAAAAAATAAGATATATGCTATTAAAGCAAAAGTGTCTTTGAATTACATAAAACTGGGAGGAGCAGAGAAGATAGAGAGTAATGATTATAGAGCTATTGGTGAGATACTTGAAAATAGACCTATTTATACTCATAGCAATGTAAAAGGAACCATTGTAGGTTTTTATTATCCAAATACTTTTAGAGATATTGATTTACATCCTTTTCATTTCCATTTTATTTCAGATAGTAAAAATATAGGAGGTCATATAATGGAAGCAAAATTTAAAAATGTAGAGTTGTTTTTTGATGAAAAAGAAAGTATTGAAGTACGAATTCCTAATACCAAAGAATATAATAGAGATTGGGAAAAAGTAGAAGAAATAAAATTAAAAAGTAAATATTAA
- a CDS encoding GNAT family N-acetyltransferase: MIIEHYTEKYYEEFKELSYSWLKEYDLLEESDEIMLNNPELIINNGGYIFIALHDNTLIGTISLEKINNKEYEILKLGVSKEHQGKGIGKKLMEYVIQLGKEKEILKLILHSNRKLTSAISLYTKLGFEEINLVENKFLTADIKMELKML, from the coding sequence ATGATAATAGAACATTATACAGAGAAATATTATGAAGAGTTTAAAGAGTTATCATACTCTTGGTTAAAAGAGTATGATTTATTAGAAGAGTCTGATGAAATTATGCTTAATAATCCAGAATTAATTATAAATAACGGAGGGTATATCTTTATAGCACTTCATGATAATACTCTTATAGGTACTATTAGCTTAGAGAAAATAAATAACAAAGAGTATGAGATATTAAAACTTGGAGTTAGTAAAGAGCATCAAGGAAAAGGAATTGGAAAAAAATTAATGGAATATGTAATTCAATTAGGAAAAGAAAAAGAAATTCTAAAATTAATATTACATAGCAATAGAAAATTAACAAGTGCTATTTCTTTATATACTAAATTAGGGTTTGAGGAAATAAACTTGGTAGAAAATAAATTTTTAACTGCAGATATTAAAATGGAATTAAAGATGTTATAA
- a CDS encoding cupin domain-containing protein → MKQILIVVIALIAKITVAQNQINFKTPDGVYPEGIAYYAAEDSFLISSITNGDIGIVNKKGVYKKFISNENFFSTVGLKIKGDKLYVAVGDLGLSKKSNKKSPKTIARLLIFNLKTKRLLSKIDLHDLHKGNHWANDLSVANNGDVYITDSFSPVIYKVTAKGKASVFIEDDKFLGKGINLNGILVHPKGYLLVAKNSDGKLFKIDLASKKIKEVILSKAIVGIDGLLLLPNGDVLVGQNTNFEAYHKLVSNDDFSTAYIKSSDAKGLDFATTATLVNGEAYFLNSYISDLFKGENTRTTYFIRKYTAIYPSENIVQELNFKNIKEETFGNKISRKVIPSNEGTLAIYTLEKGAHIPKHSHPQQQTTYIRSGKVKIIINGNEERILKAGDVIVIPGNISHEFFVLEKTEDIDVFSPKREPDWILGKSKFLKESK, encoded by the coding sequence ATGAAACAAATACTAATAGTAGTAATAGCTTTAATTGCCAAAATTACCGTGGCTCAAAATCAAATAAATTTTAAAACCCCAGATGGTGTTTATCCTGAAGGAATAGCATATTATGCTGCTGAAGATTCTTTTTTGATAAGCTCTATAACGAATGGAGATATTGGAATTGTAAATAAAAAAGGGGTATATAAGAAGTTTATTAGTAATGAAAACTTCTTTTCAACTGTTGGCTTAAAAATTAAAGGAGATAAATTATACGTAGCAGTAGGAGATCTTGGTTTATCCAAAAAATCAAACAAAAAAAGTCCTAAAACAATAGCAAGACTATTAATTTTTAATTTAAAAACAAAAAGACTACTAAGTAAAATAGATTTACATGATTTGCATAAAGGGAATCATTGGGCAAACGACTTATCGGTAGCAAATAATGGTGATGTTTATATAACTGATAGTTTTTCACCTGTTATTTATAAAGTAACAGCAAAAGGTAAAGCAAGTGTTTTTATTGAAGATGATAAATTTCTAGGAAAGGGGATTAATCTTAATGGTATTCTAGTTCATCCAAAAGGTTATCTATTAGTAGCAAAAAATAGTGATGGTAAGTTATTTAAGATTGATTTAGCTTCTAAAAAAATTAAAGAAGTAATACTTTCTAAAGCTATTGTTGGAATAGATGGATTGTTGTTATTACCTAATGGAGATGTACTCGTTGGTCAAAATACTAATTTTGAAGCATATCATAAATTGGTAAGTAATGATGATTTCAGTACAGCATATATAAAGTCATCAGACGCTAAAGGTTTAGATTTTGCAACTACTGCAACTTTAGTAAATGGAGAGGCATATTTTTTAAACTCTTACATATCTGATTTGTTTAAAGGAGAAAACACAAGAACTACTTATTTTATTAGAAAATATACGGCTATTTATCCAAGTGAAAACATTGTACAAGAGCTAAATTTTAAGAATATAAAAGAAGAAACTTTCGGTAATAAAATTTCAAGAAAAGTTATTCCTTCTAATGAAGGTACTTTGGCAATATATACTTTAGAAAAAGGAGCTCATATACCAAAACATAGTCATCCACAGCAGCAAACTACTTACATACGTTCAGGGAAAGTAAAGATAATTATAAATGGTAATGAGGAGCGTATTCTTAAAGCTGGAGATGTCATTGTAATTCCAGGTAATATATCTCATGAATTTTTTGTATTAGAAAAAACAGAAGACATAGATGTTTTTTCACCCAAAAGAGAACCTGATTGGATTTTAGGTAAATCTAAATTTTTGAAAGAATCAAAATAA